In Anopheles cruzii unplaced genomic scaffold, idAnoCruzAS_RS32_06 scaffold02492_ctg1, whole genome shotgun sequence, a single genomic region encodes these proteins:
- the LOC128276799 gene encoding uncharacterized protein LOC128276799, with protein MAPLLEQRLTPYLRPFSYVGLDYLGPYHVTIGRRTEKRWVALFTCLVTRAIHLETAHGLTTQSCLMAIHRFIGRRGWPSEIFSDNGTNLRGASKEIANTVREIGADCADEMTNARTRWTFNPPAAPHMGGVWERLVRSVKEVLAVMDDGKQLTDEILQTALVEAEDIINSRPLIYNSQQSEDAEALTPNHFLRGVSPNQPNEILPAPPLDVALRDAFQRSQ; from the coding sequence ATGGCCCCTTTGTTGGAGCAAAGGCTCACACCCTACCTACGACCGTTCAGCTACGTAGGCCTGGACTATCTTGGGCCGTACCATGTGACGATCGGCCGGCGTACGGAGAAACGTTGGGTGGCGTTATTCACCTGCTTAGTGACACGAGCTATTCATCTGgagacggcacacggcctgACAACCCAGTCATGTTTGATGGCAATCCATCGATTCATCGGCCGTCGTGGTTGGCCTTCGGAGATATTCTCtgacaacggaacgaacctaCGAGGGGCCAGCAAGGAGATAGCGAATACGGTGCGCGAGATCGGTGCGGACTGTGCCGATGAGATGACCAACGCCCGTACCCGATGGACGTTCAACCCTCCCGCTGCTCCACACATGGGTGGCGTATGGGAACGTCTAGTTCGCTCGGTGAAGGAGGTGCTCGCGGTTATGGACGACGGAAAGCAGCTGACTGATGAGATCCTGCAGACAGCCTTGGTAGAAGCTgaggacatcatcaactcACGCCCGCTCATCTATAACTCGCAGCAGTCGGAAGATGCCGAAGCCCTCACACCAAATCATTTCCTGCGCGGGGTGTCGCCGAATCAGCCGAATGAGATCCTCCCTGCCCCACCCCTGGACGTAGCCCTACGCGATGCTTTCCAACGATCTCAACA